The following proteins are encoded in a genomic region of Schistocerca serialis cubense isolate TAMUIC-IGC-003099 chromosome 9, iqSchSeri2.2, whole genome shotgun sequence:
- the LOC126419475 gene encoding uncharacterized protein LOC126419475, translating into MALFVRRRRQYFALVRRVDGLMLVQSELCSQDPVLGHLLWRSKRTAARLTTAMLLLMVSQYVTWYPMPLIMKGGVRRLPLAQHPWDNNSNYYELSYAVQCMAGAWMTQISFGIDCLFVSIMILVAAQMKILASRVARLKMRGDEFWSKRHAIKSTGENVYRELCLCIETHQQLLRYVEKRLLISMNFAKLVLVNECSTHEEWTTWL; encoded by the coding sequence ATGGCGCTCTTCGTGAGGCGCAGACGGCAGTACTTTGCCCTGGTCCGACGAGTGGACGGTCTGATGCTGGTGCAGAGCGAACTCTGCTCCCAGGACCCGGTCCTCGGTCACTTGCTGTGGCGCTCCAAGAGGACCGCGGCCCGCCTTACCACGGCCATGCTACTGCTCATGGTGTCCCAGTACGTCACGTGGTACCCCATGCCGCTCATCATGAAAGGAGGTGTGCGCCGTTTGCCCCTAGCGCAGCATCCCTGGGACAACAACAGCAATTATTACGAGCTGTCATACGCTGTGCAGTGCATGGCCGGAGCGTGGATGACGCAGATCAGTTTCGGCATCGACTGCCTCTTTGTGTCCATCATGATCCTGGTGGCCGCGCAGATGAAGATCCTCGCGTCGCGCGTGGCCCGTCTGAAGATGCGTGGCGACGAATTTTGGAGCAAGCGGCACGCGATTAAAAGTACCGGAGAGAATGTGTACAGAGAACTGTGTCTCTGTATTGAAACCCATCAGCAGCTTCTCAGGTACGTTGAAAAGCGCCTTCTAATTTCAATGAATTTTGCGAAGCTTGTCTTGGTCAACGAATGCAGCACGCACGAGGAATGGACCACGTGGTTATAA